ACGGCTGGTAAATTCCTAATTGCATCGCTATATAAACACTACGACGAATTAAGCGGCGTAAAATATAGCCACGACCTACATTAGATGGTTTGGCACCATCTGCGATTGCATTAACTACAGCTCGCATGTGATCTGCAATAATTTTAAAGTAACTATTAATCTGATTTTGTTGCTCATCTTTACTAAAATATGCTTGAGTGTTATATTCAAAAGTTGTGTAACTTTGGATTTTATTAATAATTGGTAAAAATAAATCACTATCATAATTAGTTGGGGCATTTTGTAAAATTGAAACTAAACGTTCAAAACCAGCACCTGTATCAATATTTTTTTGCTTTAGCTCAGTATAATTACCTTCACCATCAGAATTATAGGTTGAGAAAACTATATTTCAAATCTCTATATAACGGTCGTTCTCGATATCATTTTGTAATAGTTCAATTCCCCGCTTATCATATTTTTCACCGCGATCATAAAAAATTTCTGTGTTTGGACCACATGGCCCAGAACCAACTTCTCAGAAGTTTGTTTTTTTATCTCCAGCTATTAGATGCTCCGATTTAATTCCGTATGATAATCATAGATTTTTGGTTTCTAAATCTTCAAAATAATAAGTAAAATAAAGTTTTTCTAAATCTAAATTTAGTCAGTTAGTCAAAAAATCAATAGCAAATTCTATCGCTTCCTTTTTAAAGTAATCACCAATTGAAAAATTACCTAACATTTCAAAAAAAGTATGATGACGCGCTGTGATACCTACGTTCTCGATATCATTAGTACGAATTGATTTTTGATAATTACATAAACGCTTTGCTGGTGGTGTTTTTTTACCTGAAAAATAATCTTTTAATGTTGCTACACCACTATTAATCCATAATAAAGATGGGTCATTTTGTGGAATTAAACTTTTAGAATCTACAATAAAATGTTGTTTGGAACCAAAAAAATCCAATCATTTTTTTCTTACTTCTTCTGCCTTCATTTCTGCTCCTATAAATAATCCAATTTTTCCCCATTATAAAAAACTTCATCAATTGTTGCTCCACCAATACATTTCTCCCCATCATACAGTACTATTTGTTGCCCCGGCGTTACCGCTAATGCTCCGCTTGGGTAACTAATTTTTATATGTATTTGGTCTAATATTTGTATAAATACTTTAATATCATCTTGTCGATAGCGAAATTTAGCTGATAAATTGTTTAAATTATATTTTGTATGATTAAAAGTATAACCAGAAGCAACTAAGCTATTGGATTTTAAAAAATGTGGTTGACTACTTGGAGCAACATATAAAATGTTTTGTTTAACATCTCGTCCACATACATAATATGGCTCGCACATTCCACCTAAGTTCAACCCTTTTCGCTGTCCTATAGTATAATAAAAACAACCAACATGACTTCCAATTTCTTTTTTAGTAGTAATATCTATAATTACTCCATTTTGTGCTGGAATATAGTTTTGTAAAAACTTCGTAAAATCTCGCTCTCCGATAAAACAAATGCCAGTCGAATCTTTTTTTTGTGCTGTTGCTAAACCTAGTTCCTGCGCCAATGCTCTAATTTCGGTTTTAGTTAAATCTGAAAGCGGCATTAAAACTTTTGAGAGTTGTTCACTATTTAATTGTGCTAAAAAATATGTTTGATCTTTTTGACTATCTTTTGCACGATATAAATGACCATTTACAACTTTTGCATAATGACCCATAGCGATATAATCAGCATTTAGATGTTCAAAGGCATATTTAGCAAACTTATCAAATTTAATATATTTGTTACATAAAATATCCGGATTAGGTGTGCGACCTTTTTTATATTCGGAAATAAAGTTTTCAAAAACGTTATCTCAATATTCGGCCACGAAGTCTATACGATATAGTTTGATTTTTAATTTATCAGCAACTTTTTGTGCATCTTTATAATCTTGTTCTTGAGGACAAATCTCATTATTTAAATCCTTATTCCCTAAAAAATCATTATTTACTGCGCTATCTCAATTGCGCATAAATAAACCAATAACTTCATAACCTTGCCGTTGTAATAAATAAGCACATACCGATGAATCCACTCCCCCGCTCATTCCTAAAACAACTCTTTTTTTTTGCATACTACCTTTCCAAAATTAATTATATAAAATTCTATAATATAAAAAACTAGACATTTGCCTAGTCTATTAATATGCTTTCGCAAAGACGACATAGCGATTTGTTTCTTTTTGGCAATCTGAATAAATACATTTATGAGTCTGTTGTGGTTTTTTAAATAATTTTATTGGTATGCATCTTGCTGTTGCTCCAGTTTCTTCTTTAATAACTTCTTCGGCTCGATCTAAGCAACAAAATGGAGCATAAACAAATTTGGCTTTTTTAATTTCTTTTTGAAAATCATCATAAGAATATACATATGCAACATTATTTTGTAATCTTGTTAATGCTGTTTTATATAAGTTTTCATGAATATCTTTGAGTGTTTTTCTAATGGTTTTTTTAACATCAATAATTTTTACCTGAAATTTTTGCAAGGTGTCTCTACGCACAAAAGTAACCTCATTATTTTCTGCGTCTCGTGGGCCAATTTCTATACGTAGTGGAACCCCTTGGATTTCACTATTTGATGCTTTAAAACCAGGATTGCGATCACTATTGTCTAAATTTACACGAAACTTTTTATTTATTTCTTGGTATATTTGTTTTGAAATATTTGAAACCTTTTCTGATTTTTTTGCAAATAATTCTAAAATATCGATTTGAATTGGTGCAACGTAGGGAGGAATAATTATTCCACGGTTATCTCCGTGTGTCATAATTATTGCACCTAATAAACGAGTAGAAACTCCCCATGAAGTCTGATAAACAAATTCTTGCTCGTTGTTTTTATTTTTAAAAGTTATTTTATAGGGTTTTGAAAAGTTTTGAGCTAAATAGTGGCTAGTTCCTGCTTGTAATGCTTTGCCATCTTTCATCATTGCTTCAATAGTATAGGTTGAACAAGCGCCCGCGAATTTTTCCTTAGGAGTTTTTTTTCCAATAATTGTAGGAATTGCTAAATAATTTTTTAAAAATTTTGCATAAGTACTAATCATTTCTCTTGTAAATTTTCTTGCTTCCATCGCATCAGAATGACATGTGTGCCCTTCTTGTCATAAAAATTCACGTGATCTTAAAAAAGGATTAGTAGTTTTTTCTCATCGCACCACATTTGCCCATTGATTATAAATTAAAGGTAAATCATTATGTGAATTAATTGATTTTTTAAATAAATCAGCAAATAAAACTTCAGATGTAGGGCGGATTACTAATGGTTCTTGCAAACTACGCTCCCCCACCATTAATACGGTTGCTAATTCAGGATTAAAACCCACAATATGTTCTTTTTCTAATTCAAATAAACTTTTTGGAATTAATAAAGGTAAATAAACATTTTTAATTCCTTTTGAAATAAAAATATTGTTAAGATTCTTTTGTATTAATTCCCAAATTCCGTATGAATTTGGTTTAAAAATAATTGAACCTTTAGTTGGTCCATAAGCAATTAAATTACCATTTTTAACTACATCTGTATATCATTTAGCAAAATCTTGTTCTAATGGTGTAATTTTTTCTAATTCCCTATTCATAATTGTCTATTATACACTTTTTAGCTATATATCATGCATAAATGGTATAAAAAAACACCTTAAAATTAAGGTGATATGGCTGCCCCAGTTAGATTCGAACTAACGCATGTCGGAACCAAAACCCGATGCCTTACCGCTTGGCTATGGGGCATTAAATGGTGGGGGGGGAGGGATTCGAACCCCCGAATCCTAAGAAAGTGGGTTACAGCCACCCGCATTTGGCCGCTTTGCTACCCCCCCATTTATAAATTGCTAAATTATTATACCACTAAAAATTTTATTTCAAATTTTTTAATCTATTTTTACAAAAAAGATACTATTGTATAGTATCTTTTTAAAATATTTCAATTTTTGTGTCAGATAATTTATTTAAATTAAAATTGCTAAATTCAGAACTTTTTGTATCTATTAAATATGATTTTTGTAATAACTTTAAAACAGAAACATTTTTTTTGCTATTATTTCTAACTGGTCCGAAAGCGCTTCCGAAATCATTATATCTTTCAAATGTTTCTAGACCATTTTTAATAAACTTATCAAAATATAAAATAGATATAAAAGAATCTTTATAATATCGAGATCCTATATAAGGAAATTCATTATGTGATTTATTATCTTCGGTAACTTTATTTAATCAACGCTCTTTATATTTTATACCAATTATTAAGTTGTTGTCTTTTATTTGTAATGAATCTATATAACTATCATTATAATAATCAAATTTATAATAATATATATATTCAAAACGATCTCCAGGATATCAAGTTTGTGGGTAAACTGCAGGTGCATTATTAGAATAATTAGGATTATTCCTAAGATCATATTCTAAATCTGGTTCTCTTAAAATTAATAAATTTATTAAAATTTTATTATATTTAAGCGGAATTAATTCGATGATAATATTTTTGTTTAAATATTTCTCTAAATTAGAATAATCTCAATTAAAATTATAAGCAGTTTTAATTTTCCTTCAGCTATTTTTACTATCAAAATTTGAATCTTTATTTAAAATTTTAAAATAGCTATTATTTCTATCTATTTGATTTAAAAATATATTTGAATTTTCACTATATAAAATTAATGAGTCTGTTTGATATTTGCTTTTTAGTTTTCTAATTTCATCATTATTAATATTAGTACAAGAAATAGCAACAGGAAATAAAGAGAGAGATGAAATTATAGTTAGAAATTTATATTTTCACTTCATAAAAATCTTATACTGATAATTTATTTAAATAAACGTCTTTTCCATCTCTATCTTCTAAAATAATATAAATAGAGTCATAATACAAGTTGTATCAATTATAATCTTTTTTTAATTTTATTGTTAAAGAATATTGAAAGGGATAAAACTGAGATGTTCATTTATTAGGTAAAATATATCTATTTGTTGATGTGGCGTTATCATCAATATCATTATTTTTACCTATTCCACTGTAACTTGATAAATGAAATTGTCTATAAGTTCATTCCGGTGTTGCATATATATCACCCTTTAATTTAGTATTTATAATATTAATATGTTGATCAATTTCTTTTTTATCAATTGTTTCCCTCTCTTTTTTACTTAATTTATGCAAATCACTAAAACTTGAAACTATAGCAATAAATCTACCATCACCTGAAACTTCTTTTGTAAATTTCATTTCTTGATTTTTTGCGTAATACAAATCTTTTACTTTTATCTTTTTGATTTTTTTAGAAAAATATTTCATTTTTTTTCAATTAATAAAACCACTACCTACATTTTTTGGTATATCATTTGGCGCATAATTATCATACTTACCCAAATCAAAACTAGCCAATAGAATTGCC
The Mycoplasmopsis mustelae DNA segment above includes these coding regions:
- the mnmA gene encoding tRNA 2-thiouridine(34) synthase MnmA: MQKKRVVLGMSGGVDSSVCAYLLQRQGYEVIGLFMRNWDSAVNNDFLGNKDLNNEICPQEQDYKDAQKVADKLKIKLYRIDFVAEYWDNVFENFISEYKKGRTPNPDILCNKYIKFDKFAKYAFEHLNADYIAMGHYAKVVNGHLYRAKDSQKDQTYFLAQLNSEQLSKVLMPLSDLTKTEIRALAQELGLATAQKKDSTGICFIGERDFTKFLQNYIPAQNGVIIDITTKKEIGSHVGCFYYTIGQRKGLNLGGMCEPYYVCGRDVKQNILYVAPSSQPHFLKSNSLVASGYTFNHTKYNLNNLSAKFRYRQDDIKVFIQILDQIHIKISYPSGALAVTPGQQIVLYDGEKCIGGATIDEVFYNGEKLDYL
- the proS gene encoding proline--tRNA ligase, coding for MNRELEKITPLEQDFAKWYTDVVKNGNLIAYGPTKGSIIFKPNSYGIWELIQKNLNNIFISKGIKNVYLPLLIPKSLFELEKEHIVGFNPELATVLMVGERSLQEPLVIRPTSEVLFADLFKKSINSHNDLPLIYNQWANVVRWEKTTNPFLRSREFLWQEGHTCHSDAMEARKFTREMISTYAKFLKNYLAIPTIIGKKTPKEKFAGACSTYTIEAMMKDGKALQAGTSHYLAQNFSKPYKITFKNKNNEQEFVYQTSWGVSTRLLGAIIMTHGDNRGIIIPPYVAPIQIDILELFAKKSEKVSNISKQIYQEINKKFRVNLDNSDRNPGFKASNSEIQGVPLRIEIGPRDAENNEVTFVRRDTLQKFQVKIIDVKKTIRKTLKDIHENLYKTALTRLQNNVAYVYSYDDFQKEIKKAKFVYAPFCCLDRAEEVIKEETGATARCIPIKLFKKPQQTHKCIYSDCQKETNRYVVFAKAY